Proteins encoded by one window of Sardina pilchardus chromosome 7, fSarPil1.1, whole genome shotgun sequence:
- the LOC134086982 gene encoding taste receptor type 1 member 1-like produces MHLDFLSIFVIYLHNACFWECSCRASDFNLDGDYLIGGLFPVHYAGHSGQQRRPVAINCDEKPFFLTGYHLLQVMRFAVEEINNLTSLLPNVSLGYQLFDHCSSTYNVPSSLQFFSSHKDSIKVWEDYNCYLPKVIGFTGPLSSSQSESLAPIFMMDLIPMISYGASSSIFSDKKLYPSFLRTVPSNKDQIELIIRIIKHFGWNWVAFIGMTSTYSQDGFQLFYDLIQNAGICLAYNELLTDTSQLSTTFKTIDMLNIKVIVLFVGELKAMEVIRLAIQHQFRNKVWIAGEAWSMYQPLTKQKGIETIGTIIGVTPRVANLPGFSNFIHRSRMGGNCTSCHSGADLSDEAVCNQDCEACSSPSAEDIINEGNAYSFSVYSAVYVMAMALHNALQCNHSGCNTSRTVYPYTILREIRCLPMFSLNQMNVHFDENGDPPAHYSVLFWNTADHPVKIQPIGTYDNQPVNLSIDDRLVHWHGDGLVPFSNCSAECKPGYVRQQEGQHQCCFTCLECPSNQYANHTADLYSCLTCGTYEWSDAGSTSCQKRSVEFLYFSDVTSILILLSTSFLMLLCVGVAVLFAVHRSTPVVRSAGGSMCFLMLGCLAAASISIFFYFGEPSAFTCVFRNTPFNFFYTVCLSCLFVRSLQIIVIFKMASHLPKAHALWVKYSGHWLSVAGVSFVQLILCGITIAVAGPIPEYDILSFKDQVVLICSSKSFVPLGFAVALMCSVSGVCFLLAYMGKDLPKNYNEAKAISFCILMSFLSWTVFVQAFMLSRTKYVQLIRAVVELSCLYGIMFSYFIPKTFIIVFQPGKNTQEYFQASIQSYTQTISRM; encoded by the exons ATGCATCTGGATTTCCTCAGCATCTTCGTTATCTATCTTCATAACGCTTGTTTCTGGGAGTGCTCCTGTCGAGCGTCTGACTTCAACCTTGATGGTGACTATCTGATCGGAGGTCTGTTTCCTGTGCACTATGCAGGACACTCAGGCCAGCAAAGAAGACCTGTTGCTATCAACTGTGATGA AAAGCCATTCTTCCTGACTGGCTATCATTTGCTTCAGGTCATGAGGTTTGCGGTTGAGGAGATCAACAACTTGACTTCCCTCTTGCCAAACGTCTCCCTTGGTTACCAGCTCTTTGATCACTGCTCCAGCACCTACAACGTCCCCTCCAGCCTACAGTTCTTCTCCTCCCACAAAGACTCCATCAAAGTCTGGGAGGACTACAACTGCTACCTGCCTAAAGTCATCGGCTTCACCGGCCCCTTATCCAGCTCGCAGAGTGAATCCCTTGCTCCAATCTTCATGATGGACCTCATCCCAATG atCAGTTATGGAGCCTCCAGTAGCATTTTCAGTGACAAAAAACTGTATCCTTCATTCCTACGGACTGTACCAAGTAACAAAGATCAAATTGAACTTATCATTCGGATCATAAAGCATTTTGGCTGGAACTGGGTGGCTTTCATTGGCATGACATCCACTTACAGCCAGGATGGTTTTCAGCTATTTTATGACCTGATTCAAAATGCAGGCATCTGTCTGGCTTACAACGAGCTTCTGACTGACACATCACAATTAAGCACAACATTTAAAACTATAGATATGCTCAACATTAAAGTCATAGTCCTTTTTGTTGGTGAGCTAAAGGCCATGGAGGTCATCCGTTTGGCAATACAACATCAATTTCGAAACAAAGTCTGGATCGCTGGAGAGGCCTGGTCCATGTACCAGCCTCTGACCAAACAGAAGGGGATTGAGACCATTGGCACGATCATTGGAGTGACACCGCGTGTTGCTAACCTCCCCGGCTTCAGCAACTTCATCCATCGTTCGAGAATGGGAGGCAACTGCACGTCTTGCCACAGTGGGGCAGACCTATCAGATGAAGCTGTTTGCAATCAGGACTGTGAGGCTTGTTCTTCACCGAGTGCTGAGGACATTATCAATGAGGGCAATGCTTACTCCTTCTCAGTGTATTCAGCTGTATACGTCATGGCGATGGCTTTACACAATGCTCTACAGTGCAACCACTCAGGATGCAACACAAGTCGCACAGTCTATCCCTACACG ATTCTTCGTGAGATCAGATGCTTACCTATGTTCTCCTTGAACCAAATGAATGTGCACTTTGATGAGAATGGCGACCCGCCAGCACATTACTCAGTCCTCTTCTGGAACACTGCTGACCACCCAGTAAAGATCCAGCCGATTGGCACATATGACAACCAACCGGTGAACCTCTCTATTGATGACAGGCTGGTCCACTGGCATGGGGATGGCTTG GTGCCATTCTCCAACTGCTCTGCTGAGTGTAAGCCAGGATATGTTCGGCAGCAGGAAGGCCAACATCAATGCTGTTTCACTTGTCTGGAATGCCCCAGTAACCAGTATGCCAACCACACAG CTGACCTCTACTCCTGTCTGACCTGTGGAACGTATGAGTGGTCCGATGCTGGAAGCACGTCTTGCCAGAAACGTTCCGTGGAATTCCTCTACTTCTCCGACGTCACCTCCATTCTGATCCTGCTCTCCACATCGTTCCTCATGCtcctgtgtgtgggggtggccGTGCTGTTTGCCGTGCACCGCTCCACGCCTGTAGTGCGGTCAGCAGGGGGCAGTATGTGCTTCCTGATGCTGGGCTGCCTGGCCGCCGCCTCCATCAGCATCTTCTTCTACTTCGGCGAGCCCTCAGCTTTTACCTGTGTGTTCAGAAACACACCCTTTAACTTCTTCTACACCGTGTGCTTGTCCTGCCTGTTCGTCCGCTCCTTACAGATCATCGTCATCTTCAAAATGGCCTCCCACCTGCCCAAAGCGCACGCACTGTGGGTGAAATACAGTGGGCATTGGCTGTCGGTGGCTGGGGTGTCGTTTGTCCAGCTCATCCTGTGTGGAATCACAATTGCAGTCGCTGGTCCCATACCAGAGTATGACATACTGTCCTTCAAAGATCAGGTGGTGCTTATATGCTCCTCGAAAAGTTTTGTTCCTCTAGGTTTTGCTGTAGCCCTCATGTGTAGTGTCAGTGGCGTATGTTTCCTCTTAGCCTACATGGGAAAAGACCTGCCGAAGAACTACAACGAGGCCAAAGCCATCAGTTTCTGCATACTGATGTCTTTTCTGAGCTGGACTGTCTTTGTCCAAGCTTTTATGTTGTCCCGCACAAAGTATGTACAGCTGATTAGAGCTGTAGTTGAGCTCAGCTGTTTGTATGGCATCATGTTCAGTTACTTCATCCCAAAAACCTTCATCATTGTTTTTCAGCCTGGAAAGAACACACAGGAGTATTTCCAAGCCAGCATTCAGAGTTACACACAAACTATTAGTAGAATGTAG